A window of the Oncorhynchus keta strain PuntledgeMale-10-30-2019 chromosome 21, Oket_V2, whole genome shotgun sequence genome harbors these coding sequences:
- the LOC118400264 gene encoding transmembrane protein 240-like has product MIFGDLFVMVVACLTDMNALLDRFHNYILPHLRGEDHVCHCNCGRHHVHYVIPYDGDQSLVDSAENYFVSDSVTKQELDLILGLLLGFLLSWLLLCLDGALHAALRRWRAKQHHDAFSWSWVPRFCNLGRRVHMRKLEDSSGNMVHIKQKLYHNGHPSPRHL; this is encoded by the exons ATGATTTTTGGGGATTTATTTGTGATG GTTGTCGCGTGTCTAACGGACATGAACGCGCTACTGGACCGCTTTCACAACTATATTTTACCACATTTACGAGGGGAGGATCACGTCTGCCATTGCAACTGTGGAAG GCACCATGTACACTATGTGATCCCGTATGATGGGGACCAGTCTCTGGTGGACTCTGCAGAGAACTACTTTGTGAGTGACAGTGTGACCAAGCAGGAGCTGGACCTGATTTTGGGGCTGCTGCTGGGCTTCCTCCTCAGCTGGCTGCTGCTGTGCCTGGATGGGGCGCTGCACGCTGCGCTCAGACGTTGGAGGGCCAAACAGCACCATG ATGCGTTCTCCTGGTCATGGGTTCCCCGCTTCTGTAACCTGGGGAGAAGGGTGCACATGAGAAAGCTAGAGGACTCAAGTGGGAACATGGTGCACATTAAGCAGAAGCTGTACCACAACGGACACCCCAGCCCACGCCACCTCTGA
- the LOC118400265 gene encoding RNA polymerase II subunit A C-terminal domain phosphatase SSU72-like isoform X2, producing the protein MHHLQRTFSKRGFEVRSFGTGSHVKLPGPAPDKPNVYDFKTTYEQMYNDLVRKDKELYTQNGILHMLDRNKRIKSRPERFQSCKDQFDLVITCEERVYDQVLEDLSSREQETFTPVHVINVDIQDNHEEATLGAFLICELCQCIQHTDDMENEMDELLQEFEDKSNRPFLHTVCFY; encoded by the exons ATGCATCACCTACAACGTACTTTCAG CAAGCGAGGCTTTGAAGTTCGCTCTTTTGGGACAGGGTCCCATGTGAAGCTACCTGGTCCTGCACCGGACAAACCCAATGTGTACGACTTCAAAACCACTTATGAACAGATGTACAACGACCTGGTCCGCAAGGACAAGGAGCT ATACACACAGAATGGAATCCTGCACATGCTGGACCGCAACAAGCGGATCAAGTCCCGACCGGAACGCTTCCAGAGCTGTAAGGACCAGTTTGATCTGGTCATCACCTGTGAGGAGAGGGTCTACGACCAAGTGCTAGAGG ACCTGAGCTCTCGGGAGCAGGAGACTTTCACGCCGGTTCACGTCATCAACGTTGACATCCAGGACAACCACGAGGAGGCCACACTGGGGGCTTTCCTCATCTGTGagctgtgtcagtgt ATCCAGCACACGGATGATATGGAAAACGAGATGGACGAGCTGCTGCAGGAGTTTGAGGACAAGAGCAACAGGCCTTTCCTCCACACTGTCTGCTTCTACTGA
- the LOC118400265 gene encoding RNA polymerase II subunit A C-terminal domain phosphatase SSU72-like isoform X1 encodes MPSHPLRVAVVCSSNQNRSMEAHNILSKRGFEVRSFGTGSHVKLPGPAPDKPNVYDFKTTYEQMYNDLVRKDKELYTQNGILHMLDRNKRIKSRPERFQSCKDQFDLVITCEERVYDQVLEDLSSREQETFTPVHVINVDIQDNHEEATLGAFLICELCQCIQHTDDMENEMDELLQEFEDKSNRPFLHTVCFY; translated from the exons ATGCCGAGCCACCCGCTGCGCGTGGCGGTTGTGTGCTCGAGCAACCAGAACCGCAGCATGGAAGCGCACAACATCCTCAG CAAGCGAGGCTTTGAAGTTCGCTCTTTTGGGACAGGGTCCCATGTGAAGCTACCTGGTCCTGCACCGGACAAACCCAATGTGTACGACTTCAAAACCACTTATGAACAGATGTACAACGACCTGGTCCGCAAGGACAAGGAGCT ATACACACAGAATGGAATCCTGCACATGCTGGACCGCAACAAGCGGATCAAGTCCCGACCGGAACGCTTCCAGAGCTGTAAGGACCAGTTTGATCTGGTCATCACCTGTGAGGAGAGGGTCTACGACCAAGTGCTAGAGG ACCTGAGCTCTCGGGAGCAGGAGACTTTCACGCCGGTTCACGTCATCAACGTTGACATCCAGGACAACCACGAGGAGGCCACACTGGGGGCTTTCCTCATCTGTGagctgtgtcagtgt ATCCAGCACACGGATGATATGGAAAACGAGATGGACGAGCTGCTGCAGGAGTTTGAGGACAAGAGCAACAGGCCTTTCCTCCACACTGTCTGCTTCTACTGA
- the LOC118400266 gene encoding uncharacterized protein LOC118400266 isoform X1 translates to MRRKSLVAFSAVLFCLCRATIVSNRTRGGRDSQTSSTSSDKGSEKDVAVSPISGQQHIYNVDYFSKNETMGSPRRQGDFSHRNGTSSIKTSKGNTGTTMIFGRPDHVQGGTGWAMDGGVAPICAYRVMEEGIGGRLCFRHTQLGFRCHRGDCRTVPSAGGSLVANILTNGSVLLQWTYEDLRGEAQRTNKGNTAGHDLDKQETEPRGTSVEGQKGAPGTGLGEESRFVTAPPKRVFGGRRVRRGGFGLSCWWNGSYTQFECANTHLGSGCRDFLLTELHENVPYRICLHPLASTLTPQLHSEGAGQREDLWNCVEFTVSPLGMQDIVIAMTTVGGAICVMLVIICLLVAYITENIMSPMTQHSHSTYHSYH, encoded by the coding sequence ATGAGAAGAAAATCGCTGGTTGCCTTCTCGGCAGTACTGTTCTGTCTGTGCCGCGCGACAATCGTCTCCAACCGGACGCGCGGCGGCCGCGACTCGCAAACTTCATCCACATCATCAGACAAGGGAAGCGAGAAGGACGTGGCTGTCTCCCCAATCTCTGGCCAACAGCATATCTACAATGTTGATTATTTCAGTAAGAATGAAACAATGGGCTCACCAAGGCGGCAGGGGGACTTCAGCCATAGGAATGGCACTTCCTCCATCAAAACCAGCAAAGGCAATACAGGCACCACTATGATATTTGGCAGGCCAGACCATGTTCAAGGTGGAACAGGGTGGGCCATGGATGGAGGTGTGGCACCAATATGTGCCTACCGGGTGATGGAGGAGGGAATCGGGGGGCGGCTGTGTTTTCGACACACACAGCTGGGGTTCAGGTGTCATCGTGGAGATTGCCGGACTGTTCCATCAGCAGGAGGGTCCCTGGTGGCCAACATTTTGACCAACGGCAGCGTGCTACTACAGTGGACATATGAAGATCTGAGGGGAGAGGCTCAAAGGACAAATAAAGGAAACACAGCTGGACATGACCTAGATAAACAAGAGACAGAGCCTAGAGGAACAAGTGTAGAGGGACAGAAAGGGGCCCCTGGGACAGGGCTTGGGGAAGAGAGCAGGTTTGTAACTGCCCCACCAAAGAGGGTATTCGGTGGACGACGTGTCAGAAGGGGTGGGTTTGGGCTAAGCTGCTGGTGGAACGGGAGCTACACCCAGTTTGAGTGCGCTAACACCCATCTTGGCTCTGGTTGCAGGGACTTCTTGCTGACTGAGCTTCATGAGAACGTCCCTTACCGCATCTGCCTGCATCCGCTTGCCTCCACCCTGACACCACAGCTCCACTCAGAAGGAGCAGGCCAGAGGGAGGACTTGTGGAACTGTGTGGAGTTCACTGTCTCACCCTTGGGCATGCAGGACATTGTGATTGCCATGACAACGGTGGGAGGAGCCATCTGTGTGATGCTGGTCATCATCTGCCTGCTGGTGGCGTACATCACTGAGAACATCATGAGCCCCATGACACAGCACTCACACTCCACATACCACTCTTACCACTAA
- the LOC118400266 gene encoding fibronectin type III domain-containing protein 10-like isoform X2 → MDFLLTELHENVPYRICLHPLASTLTPQLHSEGAGQREDLWNCVEFTVSPLGMQDIVIAMTTVGGAICVMLVIICLLVAYITENIMSPMTQHSHSTYHSYH, encoded by the exons AT GGACTTCTTGCTGACTGAGCTTCATGAGAACGTCCCTTACCGCATCTGCCTGCATCCGCTTGCCTCCACCCTGACACCACAGCTCCACTCAGAAGGAGCAGGCCAGAGGGAGGACTTGTGGAACTGTGTGGAGTTCACTGTCTCACCCTTGGGCATGCAGGACATTGTGATTGCCATGACAACGGTGGGAGGAGCCATCTGTGTGATGCTGGTCATCATCTGCCTGCTGGTGGCGTACATCACTGAGAACATCATGAGCCCCATGACACAGCACTCACACTCCACATACCACTCTTACCACTAA